Within Flavobacterium pisciphilum, the genomic segment TTCCATAACAAAAACTGCAGGATTATGTCTGGCAAGTATCCTTAAGTATTCTTTATATAGACCAACTCTTTTATCTGTTTTTTCGTTAAGAATTATTTCCTGACGTCTGGCACGTCCTACTAATGAATAAGCCTGACAAGGTGGGCCACCTATCAGTACCCAATTTTGGTTTCCATTTAGTGCTCGTTCAATTCTTTCATCAACTTCTTCATCACTTACACCATTTAAATCCTTTTTATCGGGTGTTCCTAGTGTTCCACACCAAGCTTCTTCATTTGCCTGATCTGCTTCGATCGGATGATTACTATAAAGTTGATCTATTGTAATTTCTCCTCTAACGAAATTGTAATAATCATTTGGTATTTCCCCAATTGGGAATTGTCGGTAAAAACTTCTTAGTTTAAGTGTTTTATGAGCATATTCATCCTTTTCAATTGATAAGGAAATTTTGAAAATTCGATTTCTATCTTCGTTTGTTAAAGATGAAAATCCTTCTGCTAAACCTCCTGGACCTGCGAAGATATCTATAATTGGTATTTCATCCATTTGGATTCTTTAATTTATAAATTAATTTTGGTGTAGATTAGGTCAAATGCTTTCCTTATTCCCCATAATTAATAATTCTTGAATGTTTGCTTTCATTACTTTTACAAGCTTCTATACTGTATTAGTAAATTGTTTCCATTTTGCCTTTAAAATTTTATAAGTTTTTCTTCTTATGGAAAAACTTATTTAACCAATAAATAACAGTCAATTATTCATAGAAACACGAGTTATTTTTTATTATCATAGAGCCCTTACTAAAACTAAATCATATTAATTTACAACAAATATAACTTTTAACTAATAATTTTCATTATGGAAAACCGTAATAGTCAAATTTATATTAATAATATCAAAAGGAATTATCACGTGTTTATGTAGCTTTTTTACAACTTCCAAAAAATTATTATGTTGAAAATTTAGAATCCTATTTATCTTTCTTCCCCCATTTAATTTTGATTTTCCCGCCTTCGTCTACGGCAAGTAAATGCAAAACGATTCCTCTGTTGCGAATGGCATCGCGCTCGGCTTTGGTGGCTAGTTTGGCATCATTTTTAGAGTTTCGGAGTGGTATTGTCATCGCTAGATTGGTATTATTACCTAGAGAATAAACTCCTTCGACATCAAAATTTAAAACACTCGAACTCACCTTTAAACCTAAGACATCAATATCATGTCCTCTTAAAGCTAGGTTTCCTGACAAATCACTGAATGTAATATTTTTCACATCTCGAAACGGAAATGCAAACTTCCCTATTTTTACAATTGGCTGAAAGTTTACCAACGCACCATTATTGACTTTAAAACTAACATTTCCGGTTGCTGATTTTGGCACTAAATTCCCTTGAGAATCCATTACCCCTGCTATATTTGCTTTGGTTGTTAAATTTCCTTTTATATCTTTTGCTTCAAAAGAGGTAATATCGAAATTATTAAATGAAGTTAGAAAACTAGTAATATTCACATTATTAACCTGTGCATTTGACTGAAGTCTATACTTATTCCCAATTGGACTCAACACTCCCGAGAAAGCAACCGTTCCTCCTGATGTTTTCAAAAATCCATCCTGAACCGTTACATTTGAATTGGTTAATTTAATTGTAGCTTTAGCATTCGAGCCTGTTAGTTTTCCATAGGCTAACTTATCTAATTTAAGTTGCAACACCACTTGACATTTATTTATGACTGTATGCAACTGATCTGAAAAGCTCTCTCGATTGGCTGTTTTTTTAGCAGTATGTTTCTTCTGTTGCGTTGCTGTAATCACACCTATAAATTGTTTTACATCGATACTTGGACTATAAATATTCCAATCAATCAACATTTTTTCAGGAGCATCGTAATACAGATTCAAGAAATTATCGACTCTACCTTCTACATACACTGTATTGTGTCGGTCTTTGAACGCGAATTTTTTAATTAAAAGTGCCTGTTCTGTAAAGTCCAACTGTATGTTTGTTTTTTCAAAGTTTAGCCCTTTTGGAATATATTTTAAACTTGCATCTGCAACTCGAACGCTTCCTATAAACTTGGGTTTTCTAAAATACAAATCGATGATATCACATTCAAACTTAAAATTGACTTTGGCTTGTCCGTTTGAAAAATGCATTAAATCATTGTTGATGATATTGTTGAGGTTGGTCACATCAAAATCAGCATTTAGCGTTCCTGTTGCAACTGGCTTATCAAGATTATGTATCATTGCATCTGGAATCGCAAAAGACATTTTGTTGTATGCTCCTTTAAAATTCTTTATTATTATAGCCGAATTAGCGTCTTCACATCCCAGTTCTTCTTTGAATATATTGGTAAACTTTCCGTTGAAGCTACAGTCTGAAATAGATCCATCCGGGATATGCAATTCGTTGTTTTCTACTACGGCTGTTACATTAATCTTTGGGTCACCTTCGGCATTAAAATCACCATCGAGAACACATGTTACTCCTATTGGTTTTTTTAAATCATAAAACTTTAACTTTGAGCTAATATTGTTGGCTAATAAATTGGTTGCATCCTTCCATAGAATCCTTGTTCTTATATCAATCAAGAAATTGGAATTCGCTTGATTTACGTCAAAACTGGATTTAACATTAAATTTATCTCCTCCTATTTCAAGTCCATCAACATTGGCCGTAATTTTATTTTGCTCTAACTTATATACAACTGCAATAATCCCTCTGATTCGTTTGTCTTTGGCAAAGCTTCCTTTTTCTGTATTGAATGCCATACTTTTTACGTTGGTATCTACAAAAACATCGGTTTCCCAATTCTTTCCATCGTAATCGATTTGGGCTTTTAATGCCGTTACTTCAAAGTCAAATAATTTATTTCGTGGTTTATTTTCGGAAATAAAATGCACATTACTCATCCTAATCTCATCAACCAAGGTGGTTTTTGCATTCTCTTTTCTTTCTTTTTTTGGCTTTTTCCTAAAAATATCCGTGTTTGTTATTCCGTTTGGGCCGTTGTACAAATCGAGTGTTGCATCATTTATTTCGATTTTATGAAAGTCTATTTTGTCAGATAACAAACTCATGACATTCAATCGCACTTCTATTTCTTTTGCTACAAGAAATGTTCTTTTATGCTCTGCCCACAAACTATCTTTTAAATCAACATCTTTTAAGGCTAAGGTTAGATTAGGAAAGCCCGTAAGAAACTTATACTGAATATCTCCAATATGTATTTCCCCACTAATATTATCATTTATCTTATCGTTTATTTTAGAAACAATTTCGGCTTTGTTATTGCTAAAGTAATATGCCAATGCACCTGAAGCAATTAATACCAAACCAATGAGCCCTAAAACAAAGAAAGCAATGCGTTTAGCATACTTTTTAAAATGAGCTGACTGAAGAAAATGTTTCATTGAAGTGTAGAATTTGTAAAGTAATTCTAAAGATAACCTAAAACTGAAGAAACAACACTATTTCCTTACATAAAAGCGGCTTTATTGTGGGATGTGAAATGTGAGAGATGTGGGATGTGGGATGTGAGATATAGAGATTAGTTAATCTCCATATTTCATTTTTTACTTTTTACATTTCACTTTTTACATTTTCACACCTTACTTTTTACATTTCACATCTCGCATCCTACTTTTTATGTGCTTCTCTAAATTCTTTTAAAACGGCATCCATAACCCAATTGGTTCTCGCTGCCGAAACCCCATTAGACGGACAACCCGGATTACCTAATAATTCTTGCACTACAGTTTCTATAAGTGGTTGCTGGATATGTATCGGATTCTCTATTGGGAAGCTTTCTATATTTCTGTCTTTATCTTCAAATAATATCGGATCATTACCAAAAGTTGAAAATGATATTTTGCCTTTATCGCCTACGATTTCGACTTTGTCTTCACGCTTATAACTTGCAAAGTTCCATAATCCAGAACCATGAATTCCGTTTTCGAACAAAAATGACATCGAAACACTATCTTCGGCTGGATATGCCATAAGTTGCGATGTGGCATGACCTCGAACCGACTTAATCGGACCGAAAACAAAATCTAAGAAATCTAATGTGTGACATGCTAAATCAACGAATATTCCACCACCCGAAATATGTGGCAAAACAGTCCATGGCAAATTAATTTCATCATCATATCTTGCTTCAAAAGGATGGTATAAAACACAATTTACATGCCTTGGTGTTCCAATAGCTCCTTGATCGATTAATTCCTTGATTTTTAAAAAACGAGGCAAACACCTGCGATAATAAGCAACAAACAATGGCACATTGTTTTCTTTACACGCTTGTATCATTTCGTTGCATTCCTCAAAATTCATCGCCATTGGTTTTTCGACATACACTGGCTTTCCTGCTTTGGCACACAAAAGCGTATATTCTTTATGCGATGATGGTGGCGTTGCAATATAAACCGCATCTACCTCTGGATCATTTATCAAATCGATAGCATTCGAATACCATTTGGGAACATTATGACGCTTGGCATATTCCTCTGCCAAGGCTGCATCTCTACGCATTACAGCAACTAAGGCTGAATTTTTAGTTTTTTGAAATGCTGGTCCGCTTTTTACTTCGGTTACATTACCACAGCCAATAATTCCCCATCTAACAATTTCCATTTTTTTGGTTTTTAGTTGTTCCAAATTTAAGAGAAAAGAATTGCTTAAAAAAGTTAGTCACCGATTCGTGGATTATTTTTCACGCAGATCTAAAAGGATTTAAGCTGATGCACGCAGATTTTTCGCTAATTAAATCGGCCTAAATCTGTAGAATCTGCGTGAAACAATAAAAAACTACGAATTTTAAAACTTCGCGTCCTTTGCGTATTCCGATAGCTATAGGGACTTTGCGAACTTAGCGGTTAAATTTAATCTCATAAAAAAAACAGGCTCCTCAAATTAGAGAAGCCTGTTTTTAACTATTTAAGTCTTAAGTCTTACTTTTTAGGTAATGCTTTAAATCCCATATTGTACAATGTAAATGCCTGAATATCGACATTTTCTTGAATTGTAGCTGCTACTGATTTTCCTGCTCCATGTCCTGCTTTTACATCGATACGGATTAAAACTGGATTATCTCCTGTTTGCTTTTCCTGTAATTCTGCTGCAAATTTAAAACTATGTGCTGGTACTACTCTATCATCATGATCTCCTGTAGTTACCATAGTTGCTGGGTAATGAACTCCTTTTTTTACATTGTGAACTGGTGAATATCCTTTGATGTATTCAAACATTTCTTTGCTATCTTGAGATGTTCCATAATCGTATGCCCAACCTGCTCCTGCAGTAAATGTATGGTAACGTAACATATCCATAACTCCTACTGCTGGTAAAGCAACTTTCATTAATTCTGGACGTTGTGTCATTGTTGCTCCTACTAATAATCCTCCGTTTGATCCTCCGCGAATTGCTAAGAAATCTGACGATGTATATTTTTGAGCAATAAGGTATTCTGCAGCTGCGATGAAATCATCAAATACATTTTGTTTTTGCATTTTTGTTCCTGCATCATGCCATTTTTTACCGTATTCTCCTCCTCCACGAAGATTTGGAACTGCATAAACCCCACCGTTTTCCATCCAAACTGCATTTGCAATACTAAATGACGGCGTTAAGCTTGCATTAAAACCTCCGTAACCGTATAAAATAGTTGGGTTTTTACCATCTAATTTTAATCCTTTTTTATAAGTAATCATCATTGGAACTTTTGTTCCATCTTTTGAAGTATAGAATACTTGTTTTGATTCGTAATCTGCGCTTTTGAAATCAACTTTTGGTTGTTGGTAAATTTCTGATTTTCCAGATTTTACATCAAAAGAATAGATAGTTCCTGGAGTTGTATAATTTGCAAATGAATAGTACAACACTTTATCGCCTTTTTCTCCACTAAATCCACCTGCTGTTCCTAGTGCTGGCAATTTTATTTCGCGAACTAATTTCCCTGCATAATCATATTGTTTTACTACAGAAACGGCATCTTTCATATAATTTGCAAAGAAATACCCTCCTCCTGTTGATGGTGAAAGTACATTCTCAGTTTCAGCAATAAAATTTTTCCAGTTTTCTGGTTTTGGATTGCTTACATCAACCGTTACGATACGTTTGTTTGGTGCATTTAAATCGGTTTCGATAAACAATTTTGTTCCTTCGTTTTCGATTACTGAATTATCGCTATTAAAATTATCTACAATAGTAACTATTGGGCTATTCCCTTTAGTTAAATCTTTAATATACAACTCATTTCCATAAGTAGAATTAGCAGCTGAAATGATTAAATATTTCATATCATCAGTTACATAACCTCCAATATATCTTCTTTTTTGATCCAATCCAAAAACAACTTTGTCTTCTTTTTGTGGAGTTCCCAATTTGTGGAAATACAATTTATGTTGGTCTGTTTTAGCCGATAATTCGCTTCCTTTTGGTTTGTCATAACTAGAATAGTAAAATCCTTCGTTTCCTTTCCAAGCAATTCCACTAAATTTCACATCTACCAATGTATCTTCTACTATTTTACGAGTTTGAGCATTGATAATAATTACTTTTCTCCAATCGCTTCCTCCTTCTGAAATAGAATAGGCTGCGATAGTACCAT encodes:
- a CDS encoding AsmA family protein → MKHFLQSAHFKKYAKRIAFFVLGLIGLVLIASGALAYYFSNNKAEIVSKINDKINDNISGEIHIGDIQYKFLTGFPNLTLALKDVDLKDSLWAEHKRTFLVAKEIEVRLNVMSLLSDKIDFHKIEINDATLDLYNGPNGITNTDIFRKKPKKERKENAKTTLVDEIRMSNVHFISENKPRNKLFDFEVTALKAQIDYDGKNWETDVFVDTNVKSMAFNTEKGSFAKDKRIRGIIAVVYKLEQNKITANVDGLEIGGDKFNVKSSFDVNQANSNFLIDIRTRILWKDATNLLANNISSKLKFYDLKKPIGVTCVLDGDFNAEGDPKINVTAVVENNELHIPDGSISDCSFNGKFTNIFKEELGCEDANSAIIIKNFKGAYNKMSFAIPDAMIHNLDKPVATGTLNADFDVTNLNNIINNDLMHFSNGQAKVNFKFECDIIDLYFRKPKFIGSVRVADASLKYIPKGLNFEKTNIQLDFTEQALLIKKFAFKDRHNTVYVEGRVDNFLNLYYDAPEKMLIDWNIYSPSIDVKQFIGVITATQQKKHTAKKTANRESFSDQLHTVINKCQVVLQLKLDKLAYGKLTGSNAKATIKLTNSNVTVQDGFLKTSGGTVAFSGVLSPIGNKYRLQSNAQVNNVNITSFLTSFNNFDITSFEAKDIKGNLTTKANIAGVMDSQGNLVPKSATGNVSFKVNNGALVNFQPIVKIGKFAFPFRDVKNITFSDLSGNLALRGHDIDVLGLKVSSSVLNFDVEGVYSLGNNTNLAMTIPLRNSKNDAKLATKAERDAIRNRGIVLHLLAVDEGGKIKIKWGKKDK
- a CDS encoding Gfo/Idh/MocA family protein, encoding MEIVRWGIIGCGNVTEVKSGPAFQKTKNSALVAVMRRDAALAEEYAKRHNVPKWYSNAIDLINDPEVDAVYIATPPSSHKEYTLLCAKAGKPVYVEKPMAMNFEECNEMIQACKENNVPLFVAYYRRCLPRFLKIKELIDQGAIGTPRHVNCVLYHPFEARYDDEINLPWTVLPHISGGGIFVDLACHTLDFLDFVFGPIKSVRGHATSQLMAYPAEDSVSMSFLFENGIHGSGLWNFASYKREDKVEIVGDKGKISFSTFGNDPILFEDKDRNIESFPIENPIHIQQPLIETVVQELLGNPGCPSNGVSAARTNWVMDAVLKEFREAHKK
- a CDS encoding prolyl oligopeptidase family serine peptidase, with amino-acid sequence MAITATTVAFGQSQKSNSIKYPVSKTGETIDTYFDAKVSDPYRWLEDDKSAETAAWVKEQNKVTYAYLDQIPFRDELKKRMEKLWNYEKIGAPFVKGKSTYYYKNNGLQNQSVIYKKGENGKDEVFLDPNTFSKDGTTSLGGLDFTKDGTIAAYSISEGGSDWRKVIIINAQTRKIVEDTLVDVKFSGIAWKGNEGFYYSSYDKPKGSELSAKTDQHKLYFHKLGTPQKEDKVVFGLDQKRRYIGGYVTDDMKYLIISAANSTYGNELYIKDLTKGNSPIVTIVDNFNSDNSVIENEGTKLFIETDLNAPNKRIVTVDVSNPKPENWKNFIAETENVLSPSTGGGYFFANYMKDAVSVVKQYDYAGKLVREIKLPALGTAGGFSGEKGDKVLYYSFANYTTPGTIYSFDVKSGKSEIYQQPKVDFKSADYESKQVFYTSKDGTKVPMMITYKKGLKLDGKNPTILYGYGGFNASLTPSFSIANAVWMENGGVYAVPNLRGGGEYGKKWHDAGTKMQKQNVFDDFIAAAEYLIAQKYTSSDFLAIRGGSNGGLLVGATMTQRPELMKVALPAVGVMDMLRYHTFTAGAGWAYDYGTSQDSKEMFEYIKGYSPVHNVKKGVHYPATMVTTGDHDDRVVPAHSFKFAAELQEKQTGDNPVLIRIDVKAGHGAGKSVAATIQENVDIQAFTLYNMGFKALPKK